One genomic window of Arachis hypogaea cultivar Tifrunner chromosome 8, arahy.Tifrunner.gnm2.J5K5, whole genome shotgun sequence includes the following:
- the LOC112708031 gene encoding defensin-like protein 1 encodes MERKPSSLGLFFFLLIVIFAAQMVVHTEGRVCQSKSHMFKGGCWGDHNCALVCRNEGFSGGRCRGFRRRCFCTKLC; translated from the exons ATGGAGAGGAAACCATCATCACTTGGgttgttcttcttccttctcaTTGTTATCTTTGCTGCTC AAATGGTGGTGCATACAGAGGGAAGGGTGTGCCAGTCAAAGAGCCACATGTTCAAGGGTGGATGCTGGGGTGACCACAACTGTGCTCTAGTTTGCCGGAACGAGGGCTTTTCCGGTGGCCGCTGCCGCGGGTTTCGCCGCCGCTGCTTTTGCACTAAGCTTTGTTAA
- the LOC114924369 gene encoding uncharacterized protein: MRRHVFLRIADALSNVYPYFQQRVDATGRRGLSPLQKCTVKIRMLAYGVGADAVDDYVRIGESTTIEYLEKFVEDVISVFEDENLRKSKPNDVQRLLQMAEGRGFPSMLGSIDYMHWQ; the protein is encoded by the coding sequence ATGAGAAGACATGTGTTCCTTCGGATAGCAGACGCTCTCTCAAACGTCTATCCGTATTTCCAACAGAGGGTTgatgcaactggaagaagaggcttgTCGCCACTCCAGAAATGTACCGTTAAGATACGGATGTTAGCATATGGCGTAGGAGCTGAtgctgttgatgattatgtgcgcaTAGGCGAGAGCACTACAATTGAATACTTGGAAAAATTTGTTGAAGATGTCATTTCGGTGTTCGAGGATGAAAACTTgcgaaaatccaaaccaaatgaCGTACAACGCCTGCTACAAATGGCGGAGGGTCGTGGCTTCCCTAGCATGTTGGGTAGCATTGACTACATGCATTGGCAATGA